A stretch of Arthrobacter sp. NEB 688 DNA encodes these proteins:
- a CDS encoding acyl-CoA dehydrogenase family protein: protein MYELSKDHEDFRAVVREFATDAVEPHVAQWDRDHHFPADLVPRMGDLGLFGLVVPEAFGGSLEDADGGAFTSLCIAIEELGRVDQSIGITLSAGVGLGINPILTYGSEEQKERFLPDLVAGRALAGFGLTEPDAGSDAGATRTKAVLDGGDWVVDGSKAFITNSGTDITSVVTVTARTGTLDNGRPEISAIMIPSGTAGFTVEPAYHKMGWNISDTHGLSFAGCRVPEENLLGERGRGFHQFLKTLDDGRIAISALALGLITRMREEAAAYAKTRTAFGRPIGVNQGVAFPVADLAVMEDAARLLTYRAAWLKDEHEAGRRSVEEVKQAAAKAKLYTSEAAVTATRIATQVFGGNGFMEEYPVARFYRDAKILEIGEGTSEVQRMVLAKGLGLPA from the coding sequence ATGTACGAGCTCAGCAAGGACCACGAGGACTTCCGGGCGGTCGTCCGCGAGTTCGCGACCGACGCCGTCGAGCCGCACGTGGCCCAGTGGGACCGCGACCACCACTTCCCGGCCGACCTCGTGCCGCGGATGGGCGACCTCGGCCTCTTCGGGCTCGTCGTCCCCGAGGCCTTCGGCGGCTCGCTCGAGGACGCCGACGGGGGAGCGTTCACGAGCCTGTGCATCGCCATCGAGGAGCTCGGCCGTGTCGACCAGTCGATCGGCATCACGCTCTCGGCCGGGGTGGGCCTGGGCATCAACCCGATCCTCACCTACGGCAGCGAGGAGCAGAAGGAGCGCTTCCTGCCCGACCTCGTCGCCGGGCGCGCGCTCGCCGGCTTCGGCCTCACCGAGCCCGACGCCGGGTCGGACGCCGGCGCCACCCGTACCAAGGCCGTGCTCGACGGCGGCGACTGGGTGGTCGACGGGTCGAAGGCGTTCATCACGAACTCCGGCACCGACATCACGTCGGTCGTCACCGTGACGGCGCGCACCGGCACGCTGGACAACGGCCGTCCCGAGATCAGCGCCATCATGATCCCTTCCGGCACAGCCGGATTCACCGTCGAGCCGGCATACCACAAGATGGGGTGGAACATCTCGGACACCCACGGGCTGTCGTTCGCCGGCTGCCGCGTGCCCGAGGAGAACCTCCTGGGCGAGCGCGGCCGCGGCTTCCACCAGTTCCTCAAGACCCTCGACGACGGGCGCATCGCGATCAGCGCGCTCGCGCTCGGGCTCATCACCCGGATGCGCGAGGAGGCCGCGGCCTACGCCAAGACGCGCACCGCCTTCGGCCGCCCGATCGGCGTCAACCAGGGCGTCGCCTTCCCCGTCGCGGACCTCGCCGTCATGGAGGACGCCGCCCGACTGCTCACCTACCGGGCCGCGTGGCTCAAGGACGAGCACGAGGCCGGCCGGCGCTCGGTCGAGGAGGTCAAGCAGGCCGCCGCGAAGGCGAAGCTCTACACCTCCGAGGCCGCGGTCACCGCGACGCGCATCGCGACGCAGGTCTTCGGTGGCAACGGCTTCATGGAGGAGTACCCGGTGGCGCGCTTCTACCGCGACGCGAAGATCCTCGAGATCGGCGAGGGCACCTCGGAGGTCCAGCGGATGGTCCTCGCGAAGGGCCTCGGCCTCCCGGCATGA
- a CDS encoding PfkB family carbohydrate kinase, which translates to MPTRVIHTAQALVDAVMEVPALPRGGGNVMATSYRRYAGGAVTILLAAARAGAHAVHAGAVGTGPNGDLVRAALAADGVEVSAPPVEGSDTGVCVVLVEPSAERSFVTTQGAEREITAASLATSAPAPGDFVCVSGYSLVGRTRGPLLEWLGTLEDRVHVVLDPGAAFADVPPAVRDAMLARTDVWTGNAEESEALAGLRGLQEAAQVVAGILGPDAVTVVRDGPRGCLVRAEGRVDELPGHPQRPVDTNGAGDTHTGVLLAERAAGLSWPDAAVRANAAAALKVTRRGPDTAPTRAEVDAFLAG; encoded by the coding sequence ATGCCGACCCGGGTCATCCACACCGCGCAGGCCCTCGTCGACGCCGTGATGGAGGTGCCCGCCCTCCCGCGCGGTGGCGGCAACGTCATGGCGACGTCCTACCGCCGCTACGCCGGTGGCGCCGTGACGATCCTGCTCGCCGCCGCCCGCGCCGGGGCGCACGCCGTCCACGCCGGGGCGGTCGGGACCGGCCCCAACGGCGACCTCGTGCGGGCCGCGCTCGCCGCCGACGGCGTGGAGGTCTCGGCGCCGCCGGTCGAGGGGTCGGACACCGGGGTGTGCGTCGTGCTCGTCGAGCCCAGCGCCGAGCGCAGCTTCGTGACGACGCAGGGCGCCGAGCGCGAGATCACCGCCGCGTCGCTCGCCACGAGCGCGCCGGCCCCCGGCGACTTCGTCTGCGTCAGCGGGTACTCGCTCGTCGGGCGCACGCGTGGCCCGCTCCTGGAGTGGCTCGGCACGCTCGAGGACCGGGTGCACGTGGTCCTCGACCCGGGGGCGGCCTTCGCCGACGTGCCGCCGGCCGTCCGCGACGCGATGCTCGCGCGGACCGACGTGTGGACCGGCAACGCCGAGGAGTCCGAGGCGCTGGCCGGGCTGCGCGGACTGCAGGAGGCGGCGCAGGTCGTGGCCGGCATCCTCGGGCCGGATGCCGTGACGGTCGTGCGGGACGGACCGCGGGGATGCCTCGTCCGGGCCGAGGGCCGGGTCGACGAGCTGCCCGGCCACCCGCAGCGGCCCGTCGACACCAACGGCGCCGGCGACACCCACACCGGGGTGCTGCTGGCGGAGCGCGCGGCCGGGCTGTCCTGGCCGGACGCGGCGGTCCGGGCCAACGCCGCGGCTGCGCTCAAGGTCACGCGGCGCGGCCCGGACACGGCCCCGACGCGCGCCGAGGTCGACGCCTTCCTCGCCGGCTGA
- a CDS encoding MerR family DNA-binding transcriptional regulator, whose translation MPDADDPGGDSPTWSIAEVADEFGVTHRTVRHYEDLGLISPERRGTTRVYHRRDRTRLGLVLRGKRLGFPLEEIRTIIDLYDAPRGRRSQLEYVLAQIDERRADLEQRRRDLEAALAELDGFERRCRTDLDRMR comes from the coding sequence CTGCCGGACGCGGACGATCCCGGCGGCGACTCCCCCACGTGGAGCATCGCCGAGGTCGCCGACGAGTTCGGCGTCACCCACCGCACCGTGCGCCACTACGAGGACCTCGGGCTCATCTCCCCCGAGCGCCGCGGCACGACCCGCGTCTACCACCGCCGCGACCGCACGCGGCTCGGCCTCGTCCTGCGCGGCAAGCGCCTCGGGTTCCCGCTCGAGGAGATCCGCACGATCATCGACCTCTACGACGCGCCCCGCGGCCGCCGCAGCCAGCTCGAGTACGTCCTCGCGCAGATCGACGAGCGCCGGGCCGACCTCGAGCAGCGCCGGCGCGACCTGGAGGCCGCCCTCGCCGAGCTCGACGGCTTCGAGCGCCGCTGCCGCACGGACCTCGACCGGATGCGCTGA
- a CDS encoding tryptophan 2,3-dioxygenase family protein, whose protein sequence is MSDDAVDRAQRALEEGISRDFSTAMSYGAYLDLDTLLSAQHPRSEPPQHDELLFIVQHQVSELWLKLLLHELRSARGLLAADELGPALKRLARVKHVQRQLVDMWDVLATLTPSEYAQIRPFLATSSGFQSDQYRAVEFLLGNKNADMVRVFEHDARARTALEQLLDEPTLYDEFLRHLARRGYAVPDAVLARDVREPYRLDPDLVAVIAAVYAAPDEHWGVYETCEELVDIEDLFQQWRFRHLQVVTRTIGHKVGTGGSSGVDFLRRALDLTFFPELYEVRTQVG, encoded by the coding sequence ATGAGCGACGACGCGGTCGACCGGGCCCAGCGGGCACTCGAGGAGGGCATCTCGCGCGACTTCAGCACCGCGATGTCCTACGGCGCCTACCTCGACCTCGACACGCTGCTGTCGGCGCAGCACCCGCGCAGCGAGCCGCCGCAGCACGACGAGCTGCTCTTCATCGTCCAGCACCAGGTCTCGGAGCTCTGGCTCAAGCTGCTCCTCCACGAGCTGCGTTCCGCCCGAGGCCTGCTCGCGGCCGACGAGCTGGGGCCCGCGCTCAAGCGGCTGGCGCGCGTCAAGCACGTCCAGCGGCAGCTCGTGGACATGTGGGACGTGCTCGCGACGCTCACGCCGAGCGAGTACGCGCAGATCCGTCCCTTCCTCGCGACGAGCTCGGGGTTCCAGAGCGACCAGTACCGGGCGGTCGAGTTCCTGCTCGGCAACAAGAACGCCGACATGGTCCGGGTGTTCGAGCACGACGCCCGGGCGCGGACCGCCCTCGAGCAGCTCCTCGACGAGCCGACGCTCTACGACGAGTTCCTCCGCCACCTCGCACGCCGCGGGTACGCCGTCCCCGACGCGGTGCTGGCGCGCGACGTGCGCGAGCCCTACCGGCTCGACCCCGACCTCGTGGCGGTCATCGCCGCCGTCTACGCCGCCCCGGACGAGCACTGGGGCGTGTACGAGACGTGCGAGGAGCTCGTCGACATCGAGGACCTGTTCCAGCAGTGGCGTTTCCGTCATCTCCAGGTCGTGACGCGCACGATCGGGCACAAGGTCGGCACCGGCGGCTCCAGCGGCGTCGACTTCCTGCGGCGTGCGCTCGACCTCACGTTCTTCCCCGAGCTCTACGAGGTGCGCACGCAGGTCGGCTGA